A stretch of the Thermodesulfobacteriota bacterium genome encodes the following:
- a CDS encoding cell division protein FtsZ — GILLNVTASPDFGIEELNEACNYIKERAHQDVNLIFGLVFNHEFKEAVQLTVIATGINSARAEKLQQVVTQLPSEVGDDEFEIPAFIRRRGVKEGQ; from the coding sequence AGGTATATTGCTCAACGTTACTGCATCGCCAGACTTTGGAATAGAAGAGCTTAACGAAGCATGCAACTACATAAAAGAAAGAGCACACCAGGATGTGAACTTGATCTTTGGATTGGTATTTAACCACGAGTTCAAAGAGGCAGTTCAGCTTACTGTAATTGCAACTGGTATTAATTCTGCCAGAGCGGAGAAGCTTCAACAGGTCGTAACGCAGCTTCCTTCAGAAGTAGGTGATGATGAGTTTGAGATACCTGCTTTTATAAGAAGGCGCGGCGTAAAAGAAGGCCAGTAA
- the rsfS gene encoding ribosome silencing factor, which translates to MYIVRKAIFRGGFSIDSKSKAIQIAHAAWEKQAIRPVLLEVKSESDVTDYFLVCSANSNRGVKTIVDQIEKTLKESEQKIIGIEGYKEGKWVLVDSADVVAHVFYDPLREFYNLESLWIDAPRVELSFEDNPPPMNQKIPQELYR; encoded by the coding sequence ATTGTCAGAAAAGCTATATTTCGGGGAGGCTTCTCAATAGACTCTAAAAGTAAAGCCATTCAAATTGCTCATGCAGCCTGGGAAAAACAAGCCATACGACCGGTCCTTCTAGAGGTCAAGTCAGAAAGTGACGTAACTGATTATTTTCTAGTTTGCAGCGCTAACTCCAACCGAGGCGTTAAAACTATTGTAGATCAGATTGAAAAAACCCTTAAGGAATCCGAGCAGAAGATAATCGGAATAGAAGGCTATAAAGAGGGCAAATGGGTTTTGGTTGATTCTGCAGATGTAGTTGCCCATGTGTTTTATGACCCGCTAAGGGAGTTCTACAACCTAGAGAGTCTTTGGATAGATGCCCCTCGAGTAGAACTATCCTTTGAAGATAATCCACCACCAATGAACCAAAAGATCCCCCAAGAACTATACAGATAG